Below is a window of Fluviibacter phosphoraccumulans DNA.
TTGAGCATGGCCACGATCTTTTTAGAGGTGTTTTGCTCAATGCCCACTTTAACCTTGAGCTCTTGCTTGACCTTATTGCCGCCCACCTTTTGTACCGAACCATGATCCAGGCAGCGCACATCAATCGATTTGCTGGTCATCTCAGGCAGCAGAATGCCCTGCATCTGATCCAACTGAAAATCGTTGTCCGCATGCAAGATAATGGTTTTGTCTTTTTCATTCAGTTCGGCATTGGCATCCGAACCTTTGAAGTCGTAACGATTGGTGATTTTGCGATTGGCGACATCGACGGCGTTTTTGAGCGACGGCAT
It encodes the following:
- a CDS encoding YajQ family cyclic di-GMP-binding protein, which translates into the protein MPSFDITSEVDMPSLKNAVDVANRKITNRYDFKGSDANAELNEKDKTIILHADNDFQLDQMQGILLPEMTSKSIDVRCLDHGSVQKVGGNKVKQELKVKVGIEQNTSKKIVAMLKDSKMKVQASIQGEAVRVTGAKRDILQEAIALVKEGIKDVPLQFGNFRD